Below is a window of Myroides profundi DNA.
AGCATAGGATACCCCCTAATAGACAATATGTTTATTAGGGGGTATTTGTTTTTATAAAAAGAGCTCAAGGTTATTTATCTTGAGCTCTTTCTTGTATTATACCTTCTCCTATTTGAACAGGAGCTCCTAGATGTTTAGGCTTTTTGTTGATTAGGTTATCTAGTAATACTTTAACTCTAGCGAATTTTTCTCTAAGCATGGTTTTAAAACCAAAGTTACGAGAGACATCTTGCGCATTATAAGCAACTGTATTAAGGTCTAGATGATTAGCAATGTATACAGCTCTTTCATTGTGAAACGGTTGAGAGATAATCGTAAAACTATCTTGTCCGAATATAGCTTGCATTCGATAGACAGAATCTAATGTACGTAGTCCTGCATAATCTAGGTATATCTTTTCTTTAGGAACACCCTGTTCTATTAGGGCTTGTTCCATATCTTTAGGTTCGTTATAGTCATTGCGACTGTGGTCACCACTTACTACAATATAATCTATTTTACCTGCCTTGTAGAGAGCTGCTGTAGCTTCTATTCGATAAGTGAAGTAATAGTTCAAATAGCCTCCTGCAAGTAATTTAGTAGTTCCAAGTACCATACCCACTTTGTTGTGAGGTATTTCATGTACAGAGCTGTACAGTTGGTCTTTGGTTGTATTAGTTACCCTATAATTCGCAAACCATATAAGGAATAAAGCGAGTAGTGCTAAGTAGAAAGTGTATTTAAAGATCTTTTTCATAGTTGTATAATAGCAATTGTTAAGATCAAATATAAAGCAAAAAACGTTAGTACTAATACCAACGTTTTTTATTCTTTTTAGAGTTTTCTGATTTACGAGAATTGCTCTGACCAGGTTTTTTTCTATAATCTTTTTTAGGAGTTTGACCATCTTTAGTGGTAGTCTCTTTCCAAGGGAAAGGATGATCCGTAACAATCTTTGGTTGTAATCTACCGAACTTACAAATAGCCTCCCAATAGGTCTTCTCAGATTTATCACAGAAAGAAATAGCTACTCCATCATTACCAGCTCTACCAGTACGACCTATACGGTGTACAAAGGTTTCAGGGATATTCGGTAAGTCGTAGTTAATTACAACAGGTAGATTATCTATATCGATACCACGAGCAGCTATATCAGTAGCTACTAGTACTTTTGTTTCTTTGTTTTTAAAGCTATCTAAAGCAGCTTGTCTAGCTGTTTGTGACATATCTCCATGGAATGGCTCAGCATTGACACCGTTCTTTTTAAGTGATTCTACTACAGTATCAGCACCTGCCTTTGTACGAGTAAAGACAAGTACATCAGATAACTTTTCGTTACGAATGATATGGTATAATAACTTTTTCTTGTCTCCTTTCTCTACGAAGTACACTTTTTGTTTAACAGATTGTGCCGTTGAAGAGATAGGATCTACTGCTACATATTCTGGCTTTTGTAAGAATTCATGAGCTAACTCTCTAATAGGAAGTGGCATCGTAGCAGAGAATAATAGGGTCTGTCTATTAGAAGGAGTAAGTTGTATTAACTTTTTGACATCATCAATGAATCCCATATCTAACATTAAGTCTGCTTCATCTAATACTAAAAAGTGTAGATGATCTAGGTCTAAGTGTTTTTGTTTATATAAGTCCAATAGACGACCAGGAGTACCAATGATCACATCTGCACCTTTGTTTAATTGTTCTATTTGGGGCTTGATAGACATACCTCCATATAGTGTGATATACGTCACATTAGTATACTTAGCATATTTTTCGAAGTTATCGCCTATCTGAACAGCTAGTTCACGAGTAGGAGTAACGATAAGTACTTTAGCTTTCTTTGCTTTTTTAGTATTTCCAAGTTTGTGTAAATAGTGAATAATAGGCATTGCAAAGGCAGCTGTTTTACCTGTACCAGTCTGTGCACATCCTATTAGATCTTTTTCAGCTAAGATAAAAGGGATTGCTTTTTGTTGAATAGGAGTAGGTTCTTTGTAACCTAACTCATCTATGGCACGTAATATATTCTTATTTAATTGTAAGTCTTCGAATGTCATATACTTCATCTATTTATTGATACAAAGGTACTTCATTTTATTTTTATTACATGAAGTGCTATTGATAAGCTTTTTCTTTTTGTATTGTATGTATAGTAGTGCTCCTTGTTGTCAGTATATATAGTAACTAGTCTATTTTCTAAGTATCTATTTTTCGTATTAATAAAAAAATGATTAAATTGTAATGTAAATTACTTTATTATGGTTAGACAACTTGAAAAAATATACTATCCTGTGGCAATTATTATGATTGTCATAGTTATCTATGCTGCTATTCAGGATATGATTTATCTATTATTATTTATACCTGTATTGCTACTTTTAGCAATGATTAAGGTTTACACCACTAATCAACGTTTAAAATATGCAGGGATAACTACAACTGCTAAAATAGTGCAATATGAATCATACCTAAACTTCGATGAAGACCTAGCTACTAGCCGTAGAGGAGATGTGAAAAAAGAGATTCTTATTGTGGAGTTCACTACTAAAGACAACAAAATAGTGCGTGGTAAACCTATGCAGTATAAATTGAATAAACCAGAACTAGAAGATACTGACTTCGAGTATCCTTATAATGAAAAATACATAGCTCTACGAGACTATAACCCTGTAGGAGAAGAGTTCGATATTACTTACGATAGAGATAGACCTGATACTTTTACAGCAAAACAGTTTGTAATGGAAGATTTAGGATGGATGCTTAAGTTTATCTATATCTTAAGTGTTATCGTAGTGATATGCTTAGTCTCTGTATTGATAGAATATAATGTAGTAGATACTATAAAAGGTCTTTTCTAAAGAAGGTGATCAGGGATACAATCTATTAGTACTGTAAAGCCATAACTACTAGTATAATATTTATTTTATGAAAGACTTATTCTACGCTGTAGTTTATGTACTATTATTCTACTTACTTGTTATCGTTAGTTTTATACTTGGTCTTAGTGTCTTTGTTGAGGCATCAGGTATACTTTTTTGTTTATTGCTTACATTAGTGGTAAGTGTGGTTATTCTAACCCTATATAAACTTAACAAAAAGTACCTCGTCTATAGTCTGGCAAAAGCATCAATGAAAAGAAGATGGCTGTGGATAGCTGTATTATTATCTCCATTTATAGTTGCAATTATTTTGGCTATAATACAGTATAAAATTTTAGTCATACTGATATATACAAGTCCATTGTTTATCACGAATATAGTTTTTATTCGGATGAATTATAAAAAAGTAAAAGCTCTTCAGAATCACTGAAGAGCTTTTGTTTTTTTATAATCTTATGACGATTAAGTTTCGTCACCTAATAATATTTCTAACATTGTTATCGCTGCGTCACTGATTTTAGTACCAGGACCAAATACAGCTACTGCACCAGCATCGAATAAGAACTGGTAATCTTGAGCTGGAATAACACCACCTACGATAACCATAATATCATCTCTACCGTATTTCTTTAACTCCTCTATTACTTGAGGAACTAATGTCTTATGACCTGCAGCTAGAGAAGAAACTCCTAATGCGTGCACATCATTTTCTACAGCTTGTTTAGCAGCTTCTGCAGGCGTTTGGAATAACGGACCTATATCCACATCAAATCCAACGTCAGCATAACCCGTAGCTACTACTTTTGCACCGCGGTCATGACCATCTTGCCCCATCTTCGCAATCATAATACGAGGACGACGACCTTCTACTTCAGCGAATTTATCAGCTAGTTCACGAGCTTTCTTAAAGCTCTTATCATCTTTTATTTCTTTGCTATACACACCACTTACAGATTGGATTTGTGCTTTAAATCTTCCGAATACGCTTTCTAACGCGTCACTTATCTCTCCTAATGTAGCTCTATGTGTAGCAGCTTCTACAGCTAGAGCTAATAGGTTACCTTCTCCAGTCTTAGCCGATTGTGTTAATGCAGCTAGTGCTTCAGCTACCTTAGTATTATCACGAGTAGCTTTAATATGGTTTAGACGGTCTATCTGAGCCTTGCGCACAGTCTGATTATCTACTTCTAAGATATGTAATGGATCTTCTTTTTCAAGACGATACTTATTTACTCCTACGATAACATCTTGTCCACTGTCAATACGAGCCTGTTTACGAGCAGCTGCTTCTTCTATACGAAGTTTAGGAATACCTGCTTCGATAGCCTTAGTCATCCCACCTAACTCTTCTACTTCTTCTATCAGCGCCCATGCTTTCTCAGCGATCTCTTGTGTAAGGCTCTCTACATAATAGCTACCTGCCCAAGGATCTACTGTTTTACATATTTTAGTCTCTTCTTGTAAGAATATCTGTGTATTACGAGCAATACGCGCAGAGAAATCCGTTGGTAAGGCGATAGCCTCATCTAGCGCATTCGTATGCAGAGATTGTGTCCCACCGAACGCAGCAGCAGCAGCCTCTATAGCAGTACGAGCCACATTGTTAAACGGGTCTTGCTCTGTAAGACTCCATCCTGATGTCTGACAGTGTGTGCGCAGTGCTAATGACTTATCAGATTTAGGTTCGAACTGTTTTAATAACTTAGCCCATAACATACGACCTGCACGCATCTTAGCAATTTCCATGAAGTGATTCATTCCTATCGCCCAGAAGAATGACAGTCGAGGTGCGAAGTCATCTATCTTCATACCAGCATTAAGTCCAGTACGGATATATTCTAGTCCATCTGCCAAGGTATAAGCTAACTCAATATCTGCTGTAGCACCTGCCTCTTGCATATGATATCCAGAGATAGAGATAGAGTTAAACTTCGGCATATGATTACTCGTATAGTCAAAGATGTCAGCGATGATCTTCATAGAAGGAGTAGGTGGGTAGATGTATGTATTACGCACCATAAACTCTTTTAGAATATCATTCTGTATCGTACCTGACAATAGTTTTTTATCTACTCCTTGTTCCATAGCAGCTACAATGTAGAAAGCCAGAACAGGAAGTACGGCTCCGTTCATCGTCATAGATACAGACATCTCGCCTAGAGGTATCTGATCAAATAAGATCTTCATATCTTCTACGCTATCTATTGCTACACCAGCTTTACCTACATCACCTACTACACGTTCGTGATCTGAGTCATATCCGCGGTGTGTAGCTAAGTCGAAGGCTACAGATAGTCCTTTTTGTCCAGCAGCCAAGTTACGTCTGTAGAAAGCATTACTCTCTTCCGCAGTAGAGAATCCCGCATACTGACGTATCGTCCATGGACGGCGTACATACATGGTAGCATAAGGGCCACGTAAGTTAGGCGCAAACCCTGCTCCGAAGCCTATGTGCTCTACTTTATCCAAGTCAGCTTCACTGTAGACTTTATTTATATCAATACCTTCAGCAGTAGTGAAGTCAGATGCTTCTGACTGAGTTCTCACTGTTGAGGTATTTATAGTCAAATGTTGTAAGTCCTTTCTTTTCATGCCTTATTGTTTAGTTGATTTTTCTTCCTCTAATCTATTTTGTTCATAGCTTTCTGCCAGTCGTTTCTCTATAATCGGAACGATAAGCGTCTTACGAGGATTCTGTTTAACAAAAGGGAATAACTCAAGGTCGTGACTCATCATATCTTGAGGATTAGGATACTTATTAGTACCTAATAGGACTTCTTTACCATTGTTGAAAAGCTCTTGTTCTTTTTGAGCACTTTCATTTATTTTTTTCTGGATTGTTCCTTCGATTAGAGAAGTGATTAATCCATCTGCTTTTTCTATTGATTTAAACAGCTCTAATGCTTTCTCAGCTAGTTGATTAGTAAGTGATTCGATATAGTATGCCCCTTCAGCAGGATTGTCCACTGCATCGAAATAACTTTCTTGTTTTAAGATTAAGAGTTGGTTACGAGATATACGATCTCCGAATTCATTCTCTTTGTGATAGATAGCATCATAAGCTAAGTTACTAATCAAGTCAGCACCTCCTAATACAGCACTCATACACTCCGTAGTAGTACGTAGCATATTCACATTATAGTCATATAATGTTTTGTTTCGTTTAGTAGGGATAGCGATGATGTGTATCTTCGTATCGGTGTTGTATTCTTTAGTTACTAGCTCTGCTAGTAAGCGAAGTGCACGTAGTTTTGCTATTTCGAAGAAATAGTTAGTTCCTACAGCCGTTTCTATATAAATAGGAGTATTCTTTAACTCTATTCTGTTGAGGTACTCATTTAGATGAGCTAGTGCGTATGCTAACTGCTGTGTCATATTAGCACCAGCATTTTGGTACACAGTAGCATCTACATGAATAGCTACATTATTAGCTATACCTACACATTCATTTAGATTACTTAGGTCGCTGTTCAGGTTAGTGTGCCAGTTACCATCAGTTGTTAGTTGGTGTATAGGGTCTAATAAGATTGTTATCTTATATCCATTGCTAGTAGCATACGTAGATAACTTTCTAGCATATGCAGTATCTAGGAAGTTAAATACGAAGAAGTATTGGTGCGTTTTTGGTAGTGCAGTTAATAATTCTGTAGCATCTATAGAAGGATTGTCTATCGTGAAGTAGATCACTTCAGCTCCTCTATTAAGTGTATCAAGCGTCTTTGCTATCGATCTCTCAATATCAAAAACGTATACCCTCTGTACAATGTTAAAATGAGAGGTACTAGTCTGTACAGGAATCGGACGGTGATCAGCATCATTGTGATAGAATGGCTTTACCTTAATTCCCTCTAAACTTTCCCAAACAAGTGTTTCATTGTAGTCAGCGCCTTTTAACTCAAACTGTATTTGGTTTTTCCACGCCTTAGAAGAAACTTTTTCAAATTCTTCGAATAATTGGTTAGTCATAATTTTTGGTTGGTAGTGAAACTTATTGTGCAGACAGTGTGTCAAACTCTATAATAAAGACATCTTCATTCTCCCGCTTCATATAATAATTTTCACGAGCATATTTTTCTGTAGCGTCTCCACTTTTTAGACCTTTGATAGCCTGTCTATCTTTTGCTATTTCGTTTTCGAAGTACTTCTTATTGTCCTCCAGCTTGTTAATCTCTTGATCTATAACCCGCTGTTCTAATAAAGAAGAACTGTCAAAAAATATTATCCAAATTACAAATAAAAGACCTACTAAAAAAAAAGGATTTTTTAGTAGGCTTACATATTTATAATTTTTTAGGGTCTCAACTATTTTCATAGCCTAAAGATAGTAAATTAACCGATTTTTTCATTAATAACTGTACGAACAATATCGATGGCAACAGTATTATAGGTATCATTAGGGATAATGATGTCTGCGAATGCCTTAGAAGGCTCGATAAACTGGTCGTGCATCGGCTTTAAAGTTGTTTGATATCTGTTTACCACTTCCATCATATCTCTACCTCTATCAGCTATATCTCTCTTTAATCTTCTAATCAGACGCTCATCAGAATCTGCGTGAACGAATATCTTAATGTCACACATATCGCGTAGCTCTGGATGACATAGAATAAGAATACCTTCTACGATCATTACTTTACGAGGGTGAGTTAAGATATAATCATCAGTACGATTGTGTTTCACGAACGAGTAAACAGGTTGGTTAATACTGTTTCCTTCTTTTAATTCTTTTAGGTGTTTTACCAATAATTCAAAGTCAATTGAACGAGGGTGGTCAAAGTTAATTAACGTTCTTTCTTCTAACGAAAGATTATCAGTCGCCTTGTAGTATGAATCCTGTGATATAACTCCAACTTCGGTTTCCGGTAGTTCATTTATAATTTGTTGAACTACTGTAGTTTTACCACTTCCAGTACCTCCTGCAATTCCTATAATAAGCATGTTATAATATATTTTTAGCAAAAGTATAAATTAATAATCTTGCATAGAAACATTTTTTATTGATTCACTGTTTTTTGGCTTTTATTATCAAAAGTTTAATAAGCTTCTATACGCTGATTCAGACTACTTATATTGATCTGTTTTCTAAAAAAAAGATATTGTTTTTTTATTTTCACCTCCTTTTTTAGTTTTAAAATCTTCTTTTTATAGAATGTATACCCTCTTTTTTTTCTAAAAAGTAGTTTTTAGCGGTCAATATGATTGTTTTTCAAAATAAATGATATACTTTTTTTTAAGTACATTTTTTGTTAATTGATTGATTTATAGTTGCTTGTTTTGTTTTTGTGTTTTTTTACTGTATTGATTATATGTTGCTTAACCCTTGTAAAATATAGGGTTGTATAGAGATTGCTCGACAATACATGGACAATAAGCCGAGTTTAGTGGAGCTGAGGTGTTGTTTGTCGAAGGAGTGATCTTTTAATATCCAAGTATTCTCCTCTAAGAATTATATAAGAGATACGATATGGAAAATAGTGGTAATTATAAGGCAGTATAGTAATGTCATTAAGGATAGGGATAGAAAAAAAGAAGAATAGATTAGAAGGGGAGTCAGCGTGTATGCTGATGTTAGCAAAAATAGGAGGATACTGGTAGTACTTCCATATTAGAATTAATTGGACAATAAGTGGTTAGTATTGGATAAAATACTGATTTAACTAACTGTTTATATTGAATCTAAATAAAAAAGTTATATTTGTGTGATTTAAAGAAATAGAACCAAAGAATAAAACAACAATATGGCAAAGAAAGGTAACATACAGCGCAAAGTATTTACATTAAAGAATAGAGAGTATATCACGCCACATTATATACGTATTACACTAAGCGGAAATGATGTAGCTGATTTTAAGGATACAACGATAGGAGTTAATAATAAAATATTTATCGCTCCAGAAGGATGTGCTGAGGTACACCTACCAGAGTTTGACTTCGAGAAAGGGGCATGGAAGCCTCAAGAGGAATCAATCAAACCTTATGTACGTACTTATACACATAGAGGAATCGATTTAGAAAAGAATGAGTTATACATAGATTTCGTAGCACATGGTGATGAAGGGCCAGCTTCTAACTGGGCTATTAATGCTGAGATCGGTGATCCACTAGGTGTAGCTATGGGATGTGATCCTAGTGAGCTATATCCTGAGGCTGCATGGTATATCCTAGTAGGAGATGGTACAGCTATACCAGTACTAGGAGCTATATTAGAGTCTCTACCTGTAGATGCTAGAGTGAATGCTGTGATAGAGGTAGAAAGTGTAGAGGATATACAAGAACTACCTACTCATGCAGAGTCTAAAATAGAATGGCTGATCAATCCTACTTCTGGGCAAAACTCGGAATTAGCGAAGAGAGCAAAAGAAATCATAGCAGAGCACAGTGATGAGATGTCTAAGTTCGGATATGTGGCAGCTGAGTTTGATACAGTAAAAGAATTGAGAAACTACCTTCGAAAAGAATTAAACTGGACAAAGGATGAGTTGTACGCTTATTCTTATTGGAAGTTTGGTAAGGCAGAGTCTGCTTCTGAAGCTGACCGTAGAGCTGAAAAAGCGAGCTTAGAATAATCAGTTTTTGATAGAAATACTTCATCTTTGTTGTCTTAAAAAATAGAATGATGAAAAGAAGTGTTGTGGTAATATTAACCGCTTTATTAGGTGTGTTTTTCTCACAGTGTAAGGATCGTAAAGAAGTAGAGCAGACTATAGAAGTGCCTACTCCATCAGAACAAAGTAGTATAACTCCTACTGAAGAAGGAGTAGAGGAGAAGGAGGTCATATATGGTACTTATGATGGAAGGTTTCCTTGGACTGAGGAAGGAGAAGATATGGAGGTACTCCAAGTATCTGCTCAGATCAAAGAAGATAATAAGTATGTGTATAGAGTCATTAGCTCCACAGGTACACATCATGAAGAAGGAGAGTGGGAGCTAGAGCAAGATAGACTGTACCTGAGAGAAGATGAGTATAGTGCTGCACATGCGTTCTTAGTAAAAGAAGGCAAATTATACTTTCTAGATAGTGAAGGAGATGTGGTGAATGAGCATGAATCTGGAGATTATATATTAGTGAAGAAATAAAATAGTTTTCCATAAATTGAACAAGAAGAGATGATACGATATTATTGTATTGTCTCTTTTTTTTGTTTTAAAGAGGGTAGTACTTTATTAACTAAGAGTAAGGTTATTCTTTATAGTCATCTCTTATATGAGAATAGAGAAGAGATATTATGGTAAGATTTTTTAAAACAGAGATGATTGAGCTTTACAGTTTGTTTAAAAAAGTTGTTTTAAAGTATTGGTTATTAAATAAAGTGTTTATATTTGTCCCAAATCAATGAAGAAAATGTTTATATCAATTATAAAGAAGGGAAAGAAACAGTACTTACGTCCGACGTCGTGAGCAGCTTTCCTATGGATATGAACTAAAGATATACTAAAGGGGCTTGTCATCACGACAAGCCCCTTTTTTTTGGTTTATGGTCAGAGGGTATTACAGAATAGTATAGTTTTTGATCAGAGTAAAGAGAATACATTTAATAACAAATTAATTTTATATGAAAGTTTTAAAATTTGGAGGTACTTCAGTAGGAAGCCCAGAAAGGATGCAACAGTTGTTGCCGATTATTCATTCGCAGCAAAGCGATCGTCATTTAGTAGTCTTATCTGCTGTGTCAGGTACTACTAATGCCTTAGTAGGAATAGCAGAAGCGTATACTAATGGCAAAAAGGAGGATGCAAAGAAACAAATCGATAACCTATATGCTACTTATAAAACTTTCATAAAGCAATTATTTAAAACAGAGGAGGGTCTGCGGATGGCGACAGAAGTAATAGATCACCACTTTAATTTGTTAGAGTCTTTTAGCAATGATCTATTTACTGCTATAGAAGAAAGAATAGTATTAGCACAAGGAGAGTTACTATCTACTACGCTATTTCACTTTTACTTAAAAGAGATTGGGGTAAGCTCTGTGTTACTTCCTGCACTTGATTTTATGCGTATCGATGAAGAACAGGAACCTAATCTTGACTATATCCGTACTCAAGCAAGTACTCTATTAGCACAGTATCCTAAAGATACTTTATTTATTACTCAAGGATATATTTGTCGCAATGCTTTTGGTGAAATAGACAACCTTAGAAGAGGTGGGTCTGACTATACAGCTTCTCTAATAGGGGCAGTGTTACAAGCAGAAGAGATACAAATCTGGACAGATATAGATGGATTCCATAATAACGATCCTCGTTATGTGCCGAATACCAAGCCTATTGCTAATCTGAGCTTTGATGAGGCAGCAGAGTTGGCTTATTTTGGAGCAAAGATTTTACACCCACAGAGTGTATTCCCTGCGAAGAGATTTAATGTACCAGTACGATTATTAGATACGATGGAGTTAAGTGCACCAGGTACTTTAATCTCAGATAACTGCCAGAATGATGATCAGATCGTGGCGATAGCAGCTAAGGATGGTATTACGGCTATACGTATTCACTCTTCGCGTATGTTATTAGCATACGGATTTTTAAGAAGAGTTTTCGAAGTATTCGAACGATATAAAACGCCGATAGATATGATCACTACGTCTGAGGTAGCTGTATCACTAACCATAGATAATACGCAGTATCTAAAAGAGATTATAGAAGAACTAAACTTCTTCGGTCATGTAGAGGTAGATACAGATCAGGCTATCATCTGTATCGTAGGAGATTTTAGAAATAATAAATTAGGACATGCTACTATTGTTTCTGAAGCAGTAAAGCACTTGCCTATCCGTATGATATCGTATGGTGGAAGTGAGCATAATATATCTATTTTAGTTTCAGCTAGTCAGAAGTTAGAAGCATTGAGATCATTACACAGTAGATTATTTTAAACAAGGAATAAGATGACAAGAGAGATAATACAAGAATTAGAAGGAGTAGAGACTCCTTTATATTACTACGATTTACCACTTTTAAGAGAAACGCTATCTGTCGCTAAAAGTGCAGCAGATCGTTTTGGTTATCATATTCACTATGCTATAAAGGCTAATAATAATCCGCGAATCTTAAGAGAGATTAGTGCTCACGGCTTCGGTGCAGACTGTGTGAGTGGGCTAGAGATAGAGCGCTCTATAGCAGAAGGCTTCTCTCCATCAGATATCGTGTTCGCAGGAGTAGGTAAGACAGATAGAGAGATATTAATCGGGTTAGAGAATCAGATTATGTCGTTTAATGTAGAGTCTGTACAAGAGCTACAAGTGATTGGTGATTTGGCTACTAAGCATCAGTTAAAAGGGCGTATCGCTTTGCGTATAAACCCTAATGTCGATGCAAAGACGCATCACTATATCACTACGGGATTAGATGAGAATAAGTTTGGTATCATGATGCATGAGTTAATGAACTGTATTGAGATCATCAATAAGAATGAATATTTAGAATTAATAGGATTGCACTTTCACGTGGGATCACAGATCACGGACCTGAATGTGTTCAAACGTCTATGTCTAAAAGTAAATGAGTGGAATACTTGGTTCTATGAGAGAGGACATGATGTACCTGTGTTAAACTTAGGTGGAGGATTAGGAATTAATTATAGTGAACCTGATGAAGAAGCTATTGTTAACTTTTCTAATTTCTTCTATTTATTCCACGAGTTTTTAGACGTGAGACCACATCAGCAAATTCACTTTGAACTAGGGCGTTCTATCATTGCTAATAGTGGGACTCTGATCAGTAGAGTGTTATATATAAAGGAAGGGTTAAAGAAGAACTTTGCTATTCTAGATGCAGGTATGACAGAATTATTACGACCAGCCTTATACCAAGCGTATCACAAGGTAGAATTACTATCTGATAAATATACAGATGAGGTGACTAACGAAACAGAAGTGAAGTATGATGTAGTA
It encodes the following:
- the lysA gene encoding diaminopimelate decarboxylase — encoded protein: MTREIIQELEGVETPLYYYDLPLLRETLSVAKSAADRFGYHIHYAIKANNNPRILREISAHGFGADCVSGLEIERSIAEGFSPSDIVFAGVGKTDREILIGLENQIMSFNVESVQELQVIGDLATKHQLKGRIALRINPNVDAKTHHYITTGLDENKFGIMMHELMNCIEIINKNEYLELIGLHFHVGSQITDLNVFKRLCLKVNEWNTWFYERGHDVPVLNLGGGLGINYSEPDEEAIVNFSNFFYLFHEFLDVRPHQQIHFELGRSIIANSGTLISRVLYIKEGLKKNFAILDAGMTELLRPALYQAYHKVELLSDKYTDEVTNETEVKYDVVGPICESSDCFCKDVLLPKLKRGDLIAIRSAGAYGEVMSSRYNLRQELEYFFKE